In Flavobacterium sp. N3904, one DNA window encodes the following:
- a CDS encoding glycosyltransferase family 4 protein: MKVLVLYDYPPSPGGLATQGDLLYKGLLELGVDAHAVHFDSAQEKEWYYRWFEPDVVVGIGYWGHTPQLILHPQRYGIQPVPWLVADGYIANYQEVLNELPLILVTSHWVKEMYVRDGINGDKIEVLPVGCDTDSFKAYDKNDPKILDVRESLGISPDQLMILTVGGDAASKGAQEVMQALSIIDTKAPDWKYVCKVWPQQRTKSQNLEDLQIASNLGIEKNITYTTNTISRNFMPYLIGACDIYAAPSRLEGFGMPQVEAGACEKPVIGIKAMGMLDTLIDGKTAFLANVAKKIVVNEVILGDESGFENNYKVIFNEPRTVDYRANVQDIASGLLTLMNDAELRKKMGKEGRKRVVENFDYRIVAKKFIAIMNDKLGLK; the protein is encoded by the coding sequence ATGAAAGTATTAGTGCTTTATGATTATCCGCCGTCGCCAGGTGGGCTTGCAACTCAAGGAGATCTTTTATACAAAGGTTTGTTAGAATTGGGTGTTGACGCCCATGCAGTTCACTTTGATTCAGCACAAGAAAAAGAATGGTATTATCGCTGGTTTGAACCCGATGTAGTGGTAGGTATTGGTTACTGGGGTCACACGCCACAGTTGATTTTACATCCACAACGATATGGAATTCAGCCAGTTCCATGGTTGGTTGCTGATGGTTATATTGCTAATTATCAGGAAGTTTTAAATGAACTTCCATTAATATTGGTCACATCGCATTGGGTAAAAGAAATGTATGTTAGGGACGGTATCAATGGAGATAAAATTGAAGTTTTGCCTGTGGGTTGCGATACCGATTCTTTTAAAGCTTACGATAAAAACGATCCCAAAATTCTGGACGTTCGTGAATCTTTGGGTATTTCTCCAGATCAATTAATGATTTTAACGGTTGGTGGAGATGCCGCATCCAAAGGGGCTCAGGAAGTTATGCAAGCCTTATCTATTATTGACACTAAAGCACCTGATTGGAAATATGTTTGTAAAGTTTGGCCTCAACAAAGAACAAAGTCCCAAAATCTTGAAGATCTACAGATCGCATCCAATTTGGGTATAGAAAAAAACATTACCTATACAACCAACACTATTTCTCGAAATTTCATGCCTTACCTCATTGGTGCCTGCGATATTTATGCGGCTCCCTCTCGATTAGAAGGATTTGGAATGCCACAAGTAGAAGCAGGAGCATGTGAAAAACCGGTCATTGGTATTAAAGCTATGGGAATGTTAGACACTTTGATTGATGGCAAAACCGCATTTTTAGCCAATGTTGCCAAAAAAATTGTGGTGAATGAAGTTATTCTTGGTGATGAATCAGGATTTGAAAACAATTATAAAGTTATATTTAATGAGCCTCGAACCGTTGATTATCGCGCCAATGTTCAAGATATTGCCAGTGGATTATTAACCTTGATGAATGATGCCGAATTAAGGAAAAAAATGGGAAAAGAAGGCAGGAAAAGAGTAGTCGAAAACTTTGATTATAGAATTGTTGCCAAAAAATTTATAGCTATAATGAATGATAAATTAGGTCTAAAATAA
- a CDS encoding glycoside hydrolase 100 family protein has product MINSQHTSAINTAKKAALEVLLHNMHGPFHGLPRTAGWGYPEPYTRDLLISILGIVVSGNELLVNSIRKVLETLAINQSERGHIPSLVHDSDDRGASDTTPLFLLGVGIYRQIINEPDFLKEAVQKALVWMEYQSPSDMYLVAQQPTSDWRDEQWVLGYGLFVNTLTYSFLKILNQSKRADNLYHEMKRFTITGGVIHHHVHEGLVLKHKPYYAFWAYKVYSSERFDLLGNCIAILSGIASPKRADEMISWIETECEEMKNKGLLAVDLPPNFFPYTNPNDPDWHDRYSEFNNPGDYHNGGIWPFICGFYVAALVAAKRFALAEQKLIILTECLKKTNLLTESAANNNEKSSNYINEANMEFGFNEWIKAQDGEPKGQNWQTWSAAMYLYAAKCVEEKTTPFFDEMRK; this is encoded by the coding sequence ATGATAAATTCTCAACATACTTCAGCAATAAATACAGCCAAAAAAGCAGCTCTTGAAGTGCTTTTGCACAACATGCATGGTCCATTTCATGGGCTACCTCGAACTGCGGGCTGGGGGTATCCAGAGCCCTACACCAGAGATTTGTTGATTTCGATTCTCGGAATTGTCGTTTCTGGAAATGAACTGTTAGTAAATAGCATTCGGAAGGTTTTGGAAACTTTGGCAATAAACCAATCTGAAAGAGGACATATTCCCTCTCTGGTTCATGATTCTGATGACAGGGGAGCGAGTGATACAACACCCTTGTTTTTATTGGGAGTGGGTATATACAGACAAATAATTAACGAACCTGATTTTTTAAAAGAAGCTGTTCAAAAAGCATTAGTTTGGATGGAATATCAAAGTCCATCCGATATGTATTTAGTAGCCCAACAACCCACTAGCGACTGGCGAGACGAGCAATGGGTACTCGGATACGGATTGTTTGTGAATACTTTGACCTATAGTTTTTTAAAAATTTTAAATCAATCTAAAAGGGCAGATAATCTATACCATGAAATGAAACGTTTTACCATTACGGGAGGTGTGATTCATCATCATGTACATGAAGGTTTGGTATTGAAACACAAACCGTATTATGCTTTTTGGGCCTATAAAGTGTATAGTAGTGAACGTTTTGATTTGTTAGGGAATTGTATTGCTATTTTATCGGGAATTGCCTCGCCAAAAAGAGCTGATGAAATGATTTCTTGGATAGAGACCGAATGTGAAGAAATGAAAAATAAAGGATTATTGGCAGTTGATTTGCCTCCAAATTTTTTTCCTTATACCAATCCAAATGATCCTGATTGGCACGATAGATATTCTGAATTTAATAATCCGGGTGATTATCATAATGGTGGTATTTGGCCATTTATATGTGGTTTTTATGTTGCAGCATTAGTGGCGGCAAAAAGATTTGCATTGGCAGAACAGAAATTAATAATATTAACGGAATGTTTGAAAAAAACGAATCTATTGACTGAATCAGCGGCCAACAATAACGAAAAATCCTCCAATTATATAAATGAAGCAAATATGGAATTTGGTTTTAATGAATGGATAAAAGCGCAGGACGGTGAACCCAAAGGTCAAAATTGGCAAACTTGGAGTGCGGCTATGTATTTATACGCGGCTAAATGCGTAGAGGAAAAAACAACTCCATTTTTTGACGAAATGCGCAAATAA
- a CDS encoding YceI family protein produces the protein MMTRTGQIKFEASEPSFEPVAAESNSVSAVLDGSNGEFAVLALIKTFKFKVPLMEEHFNENYLESSKYPKATFKGKIINFDASKLTTSEKYDLEGDLTIHGVTKKIKTKITLVSKDGKLYVTNSFNVKAHDFDIKIPSIVKSKVSDDVNVVFDFILDKK, from the coding sequence ATGATGACACGAACCGGGCAAATAAAATTTGAGGCCTCTGAACCTTCCTTTGAGCCTGTTGCAGCCGAAAGTAATTCGGTTTCTGCAGTTCTAGATGGATCGAATGGTGAATTTGCTGTATTGGCTTTAATAAAGACTTTCAAGTTTAAAGTTCCTTTGATGGAAGAACATTTTAATGAAAATTATTTGGAGTCTTCCAAATATCCAAAAGCAACTTTTAAAGGTAAAATTATAAATTTTGATGCCTCAAAATTGACTACTTCCGAAAAATACGATTTAGAAGGCGATTTGACCATACATGGTGTAACCAAAAAGATTAAAACAAAAATCACATTAGTTTCAAAAGATGGAAAATTATATGTGACCAATAGTTTTAACGTAAAAGCTCATGATTTTGATATAAAAATACCCAGTATTGTGAAGAGTAAAGTATCGGACGATGTAAATGTTGTCTTTGATTTTATTCTTGATAAAAAGTAA
- a CDS encoding DUF5777 family beta-barrel protein, producing the protein MNVKLIFFLLFGLLVASHASAQDDLLKELDTVKSKEKQVAVAAFKGLQICNMQSTKLAGKGEWYVLISHRFGDLTEGLDNFFGLDDAYTKLGAIYGVTNWLSIGLSRQTNNKIYELTAKYRFKSQEIDGFPVTIVGYNTMDINSNLSTDIYPGLKPYNRLAYSTQLLISRKFTDKFSAELTPIYIHKNLYDQTTEKENQFTLGMGGRYKLTKRLSVNFEYAPRIDAPENIVYHDLLSLGLDIDTGGHIFQLVFSNCQTMNDVYVFTDATGKWNGGSLYFGFNLYRVF; encoded by the coding sequence ATGAATGTAAAATTAATATTTTTCTTATTATTTGGACTTTTGGTTGCAAGCCACGCCTCTGCTCAGGATGATTTGTTAAAGGAATTGGATACCGTAAAATCCAAAGAAAAACAAGTTGCAGTTGCAGCTTTCAAAGGGCTTCAGATTTGCAATATGCAATCGACAAAGTTAGCTGGTAAAGGTGAATGGTATGTGCTGATTTCACACCGCTTTGGCGATTTGACTGAAGGTTTAGACAATTTTTTTGGACTGGATGATGCTTATACAAAATTAGGTGCAATTTATGGGGTTACGAATTGGCTGTCCATCGGACTGTCAAGACAAACCAATAATAAAATTTACGAATTAACGGCTAAATATAGATTTAAAAGCCAAGAAATAGATGGGTTTCCAGTCACGATTGTGGGCTACAATACTATGGATATTAATTCCAATTTAAGCACGGATATCTACCCGGGATTAAAACCCTATAATCGTCTGGCTTATAGCACCCAATTATTAATTTCAAGAAAATTTACTGATAAGTTCTCTGCCGAATTAACACCAATTTATATTCATAAAAACCTATATGATCAAACTACCGAAAAGGAGAATCAATTTACATTAGGAATGGGAGGAAGATATAAATTGACGAAAAGATTAAGTGTGAATTTTGAATATGCGCCTCGAATAGATGCTCCTGAAAATATTGTTTACCATGATTTGCTTTCGCTGGGTTTGGATATTGATACAGGAGGGCATATTTTTCAGTTGGTATTCTCCAATTGTCAGACAATGAATGATGTTTATGTGTTTACTGATGCTACTGGAAAATGGAATGGGGGGAGTCTGTATTTTGGATTTAACTTGTATAGAGTTTTTTAA
- a CDS encoding ArsR/SmtB family transcription factor produces the protein MNYVELFKALSNKSRLQMLEWLKEPELNFPEQLVAGFEHGVCVGQIQAKAGLTQSTVSEYLSILQRAGFIESKRVGQWTYYKRNEKAFTALSELIESNL, from the coding sequence ATGAATTATGTAGAACTATTTAAGGCATTATCTAACAAGTCCAGATTACAAATGCTGGAATGGTTAAAAGAGCCTGAACTAAATTTCCCAGAACAGTTAGTTGCTGGTTTTGAGCATGGTGTTTGCGTAGGACAAATTCAGGCCAAAGCGGGACTAACCCAATCCACTGTTTCAGAATATTTGTCAATTCTTCAGCGTGCCGGATTCATAGAATCTAAGCGTGTTGGACAATGGACCTATTACAAACGCAACGAAAAAGCATTTACTGCATTGAGCGAATTAATTGAATCTAATTTATAA
- a CDS encoding CHRD domain-containing protein: MKSVFNFSVILLLLFIGVSCSNSDDNPTPTPTPIIVTFNATLDGASEVPANASTATGTATLSYNKTTKIFTLNLTYSGLTPTMGHIHVGAVGVSGSVVFPFSNLMSPFSYTSAALTTAQEADLLANNYYVNLHTATFPGGEIRGQLTTSNPGGTGGGTY, encoded by the coding sequence ATGAAATCTGTATTTAATTTTTCAGTAATCTTATTATTGCTTTTTATTGGAGTTTCTTGCTCCAATAGTGATGACAATCCTACCCCTACACCAACTCCGATAATTGTTACCTTCAACGCTACTTTGGATGGTGCAAGTGAAGTCCCGGCAAATGCTTCAACTGCAACAGGAACCGCAACATTGAGTTATAATAAAACTACAAAAATCTTCACACTCAATCTAACCTATTCCGGATTAACACCAACCATGGGTCATATCCACGTTGGAGCGGTAGGTGTTAGCGGCTCTGTTGTATTTCCTTTTTCCAACTTGATGTCACCTTTTAGTTATACAAGTGCTGCCTTGACTACTGCACAAGAGGCTGATCTTTTGGCTAATAATTACTATGTAAACTTACATACTGCTACTTTTCCTGGAGGGGAAATCAGAGGCCAACTAACTACCTCAAATCCTGGTGGAACTGGCGGAGGCACTTACTAA
- a CDS encoding c-type cytochrome, with translation MKKFKAACSVLVIAFAMMSCSGGSDDPVTPPVTPPTDGGGGSTVTNPTYTANIKAIIDGNCISCHGPGGEQSDHPLLTYAQVSARSSDIKERIAKPAGDPMVMPKGGKLSQANIDLINKWITNGMPN, from the coding sequence ATGAAAAAATTTAAAGCAGCCTGTTCAGTGTTAGTTATAGCTTTTGCAATGATGTCATGTAGCGGAGGTAGTGATGATCCAGTGACTCCTCCAGTGACACCCCCAACAGATGGAGGTGGTGGCTCAACAGTAACCAATCCAACTTATACGGCAAATATTAAAGCAATTATTGATGGAAATTGTATATCCTGCCATGGTCCAGGAGGAGAACAAAGCGATCATCCACTTCTAACGTATGCACAAGTAAGTGCCAGATCTTCGGATATAAAAGAAAGAATAGCAAAACCGGCCGGAGACCCTATGGTGATGCCTAAAGGCGGAAAATTGTCACAAGCTAATATTGATTTGATTAATAAATGGATTACCAACGGTATGCCTAATTAG
- a CDS encoding sensor histidine kinase: MNDSVMYSGSTSQKIKMYTIYWLGYILLFSLIQGLPTADFWRALSNECYSVLPKILFVLLIVEVAMPLLFFKKKRALFILIYVLSILFFAFIQRLIDNYIIIAFNLTEWKIEPLFSAPAYLYNVIKLQFVITIPLAIKLVYYLAEEKNRVQAILSEKLEAELFSLRNQFHPHFLFNVLNSLYSKILSKSDDSADIVLQISDFLRYSVYDVNSRHIPLEKEIEYLKNYISLQQLRFDNRLELSFSTNGICKNQFIEPFLILPFIENSFKYCLDDVNSQAWITISISASEDWLTIKIENSLPPDFSKNRNIENQYSGVGIANVKRRLELLYPNQHNLIIKNEEDSFFVSLKIKINDTH, from the coding sequence ATGAATGATTCAGTTATGTATTCCGGGAGTACATCCCAAAAAATAAAAATGTATACTATCTATTGGTTGGGATACATCTTGTTGTTCAGTTTAATTCAAGGTTTGCCTACAGCCGATTTTTGGAGAGCCTTATCCAATGAATGCTATAGTGTACTTCCTAAAATATTGTTTGTTTTACTTATTGTCGAAGTAGCCATGCCGCTTTTATTCTTCAAAAAAAAGAGAGCCCTTTTCATTTTAATTTATGTGCTTTCAATACTTTTCTTTGCTTTTATTCAGCGGTTAATTGATAATTACATTATAATAGCTTTTAATTTAACCGAATGGAAAATCGAACCATTATTTTCAGCTCCCGCATATTTGTATAATGTGATTAAACTACAGTTTGTTATTACTATCCCTTTGGCAATAAAATTAGTATATTATCTTGCTGAAGAGAAAAACAGGGTTCAAGCAATCCTGTCCGAGAAGCTGGAAGCTGAATTATTTTCATTGCGAAATCAGTTTCATCCTCATTTTTTATTTAATGTTCTCAATAGCTTGTACTCCAAAATCTTGAGTAAATCAGATGATTCTGCTGACATTGTACTTCAAATTTCAGATTTTCTTAGATATTCTGTTTATGATGTGAATTCCAGACACATTCCTTTGGAAAAAGAAATTGAATATCTAAAAAACTACATTTCGTTGCAACAATTGCGATTTGATAACCGACTTGAACTGAGTTTTAGTACCAATGGAATTTGTAAAAATCAATTTATCGAACCATTTTTAATCCTTCCATTTATTGAAAATAGTTTCAAATATTGCTTAGACGATGTCAATTCCCAAGCATGGATTACCATTTCTATTTCAGCTTCAGAAGATTGGTTGACAATTAAAATTGAGAATAGCTTACCGCCAGACTTTTCGAAAAACAGAAATATCGAAAATCAATACAGCGGAGTCGGGATCGCTAATGTGAAAAGAAGATTGGAATTGCTTTATCCAAATCAGCATAATTTGATCATCAAAAATGAAGAAGATTCGTTTTTTGTTTCTTTAAAAATAAAAATAAATGACACCCACTAG
- a CDS encoding LytR/AlgR family response regulator transcription factor, producing MTPTRINCIIIEDELPASILLEMHIAKFDFLDLKGKFMSTNNAVNLLKTQKIDLLFLDINLPGKSGIEFAKSLPNDIGIIFTTANPQYAVEGFELEAIDYLLKPISFDRFSKAIQKYCKIQKTNQEFEQLSKAETERPFVFVKCERKKLKLYLDEIDYFESQGNYLLIHTEKDCFKTHQSITEMIEKLPEGFFCRIHRSFLITLKKVSQFNSRSVTIKNKVLPIGRLYASKTNVLLQSILINHC from the coding sequence ATGACACCCACTAGAATCAATTGTATCATTATAGAAGATGAACTTCCAGCATCCATATTACTTGAAATGCATATAGCCAAATTTGATTTTTTGGATTTGAAAGGAAAGTTCATGAGTACAAACAATGCTGTGAATCTTTTGAAGACCCAAAAAATAGATTTGCTTTTTTTGGATATAAATTTACCTGGAAAATCGGGTATAGAATTTGCAAAATCATTGCCAAATGATATTGGAATCATTTTCACAACCGCCAATCCACAATATGCTGTAGAAGGATTTGAATTGGAAGCGATTGATTATTTATTAAAACCCATTTCATTCGATCGTTTCTCGAAAGCTATACAGAAATATTGCAAAATTCAGAAAACAAATCAGGAATTCGAGCAACTTTCTAAAGCAGAAACGGAACGTCCCTTTGTATTTGTAAAATGCGAAAGAAAAAAACTTAAATTATATCTCGACGAAATTGATTATTTTGAATCGCAAGGCAATTATCTCTTAATTCATACTGAAAAAGATTGCTTTAAAACACATCAATCCATTACGGAAATGATTGAGAAATTACCCGAAGGCTTTTTTTGCAGAATCCATCGTTCTTTTCTCATTACACTGAAAAAAGTTTCTCAATTCAACAGTCGTTCAGTAACTATTAAAAATAAGGTTTTACCCATCGGACGATTATACGCTTCAAAAACGAATGTTTTATTGCAATCTATTTTGATAAATCATTGCTGA
- a CDS encoding OB-fold protein gives MSKKAKLIILIPIIIGLFGFFAYNYVMYGGARNLTTEETIFAVTSSSISSEFITNIEKANEKYLEKAITIKGKITASNTNNVILDGVIICSCNNQELPIKTEEIVTVKGRVVGYDDLMGELKLDQCFVIKN, from the coding sequence ATGAGTAAAAAAGCCAAATTAATTATTTTAATACCTATCATAATTGGGTTGTTTGGCTTTTTCGCCTATAATTATGTCATGTATGGCGGTGCCCGAAATTTGACAACCGAAGAAACCATTTTTGCAGTTACTTCTTCATCCATTAGCTCAGAATTTATCACAAACATTGAAAAAGCAAATGAAAAATACCTTGAAAAAGCAATAACGATAAAAGGAAAAATCACTGCATCTAATACAAACAATGTTATCCTGGACGGGGTTATTATTTGCAGTTGTAACAATCAGGAATTACCAATTAAAACAGAAGAAATAGTAACCGTAAAAGGGAGGGTCGTTGGTTATGATGATTTGATGGGGGAATTAAAATTGGATCAATGTTTTGTAATCAAAAATTAA
- a CDS encoding alpha-amylase family glycosyl hydrolase, with the protein MKKSALILMLLFGFSLVANAKNIEVYPTNWWTGMKTNSIQLLIRSTDDSFASDKVSINYPGITVVKTHSFPNQKYIAVDIVIAPETVAGDVTIELNQKVGKQKIKWPLYNRRSGNGTEYAQGVTSSDFIDLIMVDRFSNGDVTNDKVKGMRDQSLNRNEMFDRHGGDLQGVLNNLDYVQGLGVTTLWFTPIMENDMEKRTEHGYAITNHYKIDKRYGDDALYEKLSDQLHKRGMKLIFDAVYNHIGSFHFLELDPPANDWVHRWPTYTQTNYREIPLFDPYGAKSDKKRMSDGWFDKIMPDINQGNPFMANFIIQNCIWHIEKFGIDGVRLDTYTYNDLDFANRCNKAIMDEFPKISIFGEIMVHGVANQAYFEQNNMDVSFKSNLPSVVDFQSLYYGIIPALTEPFGWKEGVNRLYYTLSSDYLSKNPMQKVLLLDNHDEPRFFSVVGENVEKQKMGFQWLLTCRGIPQLYYGSEVLMKGFKNPDGLVRSDFPGGWKEDSKNAFTGKGMTDDEKSTQDLVRKLGNFRKNASALKTGKMMHYVPVDGLYVYFRYDENQTIMCVMNTSNSEKEIDFKKYNERTAGFASAKNVITEEGFDTSKKTAIPAMRMWVMELKK; encoded by the coding sequence ATGAAGAAATCAGCTTTAATTTTAATGCTATTATTTGGTTTTTCTTTGGTAGCAAATGCCAAAAATATTGAGGTCTATCCCACAAATTGGTGGACAGGCATGAAGACTAATTCTATCCAATTACTGATTCGAAGTACTGATGATTCGTTTGCTTCGGATAAAGTAAGTATAAACTATCCAGGAATAACTGTAGTCAAAACGCATTCATTTCCAAACCAAAAATATATTGCCGTAGATATTGTTATTGCACCCGAGACAGTCGCTGGAGATGTAACTATTGAATTGAATCAAAAAGTTGGAAAGCAAAAAATAAAATGGCCACTTTATAATCGAAGATCAGGCAATGGAACAGAATATGCCCAAGGGGTTACTTCTAGTGATTTTATAGATCTAATTATGGTGGATCGTTTCAGTAATGGCGATGTAACAAATGACAAGGTAAAAGGAATGAGAGATCAGTCCCTTAACCGAAACGAAATGTTTGATCGTCATGGAGGCGATTTACAGGGAGTATTGAATAATCTGGATTATGTTCAAGGGCTTGGCGTTACCACATTATGGTTTACTCCAATTATGGAAAATGATATGGAGAAAAGAACTGAACACGGATATGCCATCACGAATCATTATAAAATTGATAAAAGATATGGTGACGATGCTTTGTATGAGAAGTTGAGTGATCAATTACATAAAAGAGGCATGAAGCTTATTTTTGATGCGGTTTACAATCATATTGGCTCTTTCCATTTTTTAGAACTGGATCCGCCTGCCAATGATTGGGTACATCGTTGGCCAACTTATACTCAAACCAATTATAGAGAAATCCCTCTGTTTGATCCGTATGGTGCAAAATCAGATAAAAAAAGAATGAGTGATGGTTGGTTTGACAAGATAATGCCCGATATCAATCAAGGTAATCCATTTATGGCCAATTTTATTATTCAAAATTGTATTTGGCATATTGAAAAATTTGGTATTGATGGAGTTCGCCTTGACACTTATACTTATAATGATTTGGATTTTGCGAATCGCTGTAATAAAGCCATAATGGATGAGTTTCCTAAGATAAGTATATTTGGAGAAATCATGGTTCATGGTGTGGCCAATCAGGCGTATTTTGAGCAAAATAATATGGATGTTAGTTTCAAAAGCAACTTACCATCTGTAGTAGATTTCCAGAGTTTGTATTACGGAATTATACCTGCTTTGACTGAGCCTTTTGGTTGGAAAGAAGGCGTGAACAGATTGTACTATACATTGAGCAGTGATTATTTGAGTAAGAATCCAATGCAGAAAGTGCTCTTATTGGATAATCATGATGAACCACGTTTTTTCTCCGTAGTAGGAGAGAATGTCGAAAAGCAGAAAATGGGTTTTCAGTGGTTGTTAACTTGTAGAGGAATTCCACAATTGTATTATGGATCTGAAGTATTGATGAAAGGATTTAAAAATCCCGATGGACTGGTGCGTTCTGACTTCCCTGGTGGTTGGAAAGAAGATTCCAAAAATGCCTTTACAGGAAAAGGAATGACCGACGATGAAAAATCAACGCAGGACTTAGTACGTAAACTCGGCAATTTCAGGAAAAATGCTTCGGCGCTTAAGACGGGAAAAATGATGCACTATGTTCCTGTAGATGGTTTGTATGTTTATTTCAGATACGATGAAAATCAAACCATAATGTGTGTTATGAATACAAGCAATTCTGAAAAAGAAATTGATTTTAAAAAGTATAACGAAAGAACTGCCGGTTTTGCATCAGCAAAAAATGTTATAACCGAGGAAGGGTTTGATACTTCGAAGAAAACTGCGATTCCTGCGATGAGAATGTGGGTAATGGAATTGAAAAAATGA
- a CDS encoding PIG-L family deacetylase, with translation MDAKLNRSVLIIVAHPDDEILWAGGTILSNPYWNYFIICLCRKNDEDRSSKFCKVLKILNAQGIMGNLDDGPEQRSLETIEVEQHLLDLLPQKHFDLIITHSPKGEYTKHLRHEEVSRAVIMLWSEGKIYADALWAFAYEDGEKKYFPRAIEKASYFETLKNEIWIKKYKLITETYGFEENSWEAKTTPKVEAFWIFNNSDDAIQFLNK, from the coding sequence ATGGATGCTAAATTAAATAGATCAGTACTCATAATAGTTGCACATCCTGATGATGAAATCCTTTGGGCAGGAGGAACAATCTTGAGTAATCCTTATTGGAACTATTTTATTATTTGTCTTTGTAGAAAAAATGATGAAGACCGCTCCTCTAAATTTTGCAAGGTTTTAAAAATTCTTAATGCACAAGGAATAATGGGAAATCTTGATGATGGTCCTGAACAAAGATCTTTGGAGACAATTGAAGTCGAACAACACCTATTGGATTTATTGCCCCAAAAACATTTTGATTTAATAATAACACATAGTCCGAAAGGGGAATACACAAAACATTTACGTCACGAGGAAGTGAGTAGAGCTGTTATTATGCTTTGGAGTGAAGGCAAAATTTATGCTGATGCACTTTGGGCTTTTGCCTATGAAGATGGGGAAAAAAAATATTTTCCAAGAGCAATTGAAAAGGCCTCTTACTTTGAAACGCTCAAAAACGAGATATGGATTAAAAAATATAAGCTAATAACCGAGACATACGGCTTCGAGGAAAACAGTTGGGAAGCAAAAACAACACCAAAAGTTGAGGCATTTTGGATTTTCAATAACTCAGATGATGCGATTCAATTTTTGAATAAATAA